One window from the genome of Cryobacterium sp. GrIS_2_6 encodes:
- a CDS encoding PASTA domain-containing protein translates to MTGAIDPAETTDASGAPAGRRTGGAGEGLISGRYRLGELLGTGGSASVFSAVDTQAGEGAVTEIALKILHPHLSRSDRAREAFFAEARGAAVLRHPNIVAVLGVGVHHTGHGRGPGAGTAGTGTGTSADADAGANAEEPQAWIALDRAPGISLAEYVEHRGALPVGQALTVASAVLRALEAAHDIGLVHRDVSPANIMVDPDPAGHVGIAGVRLLDFGLADAAGRPALGTDVLRSAPDATTQEIPAVQSVLGSVNYMSPEQARGDAVDERGDVYQLGGVLYFALTARPPFVRDSVAAVMRAHVQSPPPVPSVQHSGIPRSVDRLVVKALLKDPDARFPSAAAMGAAVDAALDRIGAGGVPGRAAAPPEVALPGGGRVLPSDDTTGLFRPGDLAELAERTMVLGAVPVPDPVPVPHPVPAAVPAPATIVHATGNARAGTASAAVVVPPDNPAWVRSGRSRRRGGGLWAVSMILVIGGVFAWVLAAGGAAPTSVAVTSSTPAPASATAGPMITAHATAAPKTIRVPEVSVMTLDGARAALAALGLRLGALTLQDSGRPLDTVLGVSPVAGTFLNPGDPVDLTVASGSNTVPDTVGLSKAEAIAALENAGFLVLTDSRPDPAATPGTVIAVAPSGQKTLRLGTSITLTLSAVPEPSATPTATSTPPPGPTPTPAPTQTAGG, encoded by the coding sequence GTGACAGGGGCGATCGATCCCGCTGAGACGACGGATGCCTCCGGTGCGCCGGCAGGCCGGCGCACCGGAGGCGCTGGCGAAGGGCTGATCTCGGGCCGCTACCGGCTCGGCGAACTCCTCGGGACGGGCGGGTCGGCATCCGTTTTCTCCGCCGTGGACACGCAGGCAGGGGAGGGGGCCGTCACCGAGATCGCCCTCAAGATCCTGCACCCGCACCTGTCCCGCTCCGACCGGGCCAGGGAAGCGTTCTTTGCGGAGGCCAGGGGCGCGGCCGTATTGCGGCACCCGAACATCGTCGCGGTGCTCGGCGTCGGCGTGCACCACACCGGTCACGGCCGGGGTCCCGGCGCCGGGACCGCCGGCACCGGCACCGGCACAAGCGCAGACGCAGACGCAGGCGCGAACGCCGAGGAGCCGCAGGCCTGGATCGCGCTCGACCGCGCGCCGGGGATCAGCCTCGCCGAGTACGTCGAGCATCGCGGGGCGCTGCCCGTCGGGCAGGCGCTCACCGTCGCGTCCGCGGTGCTGCGCGCCCTCGAGGCCGCGCACGACATCGGCCTGGTCCACCGCGACGTCTCCCCGGCCAACATCATGGTCGACCCGGACCCGGCCGGTCACGTCGGCATCGCCGGAGTGCGCCTGCTCGACTTCGGCCTCGCGGATGCCGCAGGTCGCCCCGCCCTCGGCACCGACGTCCTCCGCAGCGCACCCGATGCGACAACGCAGGAAATCCCGGCCGTGCAGAGCGTGCTCGGGAGCGTGAACTACATGTCGCCGGAGCAGGCGCGGGGCGACGCCGTCGACGAACGCGGCGACGTGTACCAGCTCGGCGGGGTGTTGTACTTCGCGCTCACCGCACGGCCGCCGTTCGTCCGGGATTCCGTCGCCGCGGTGATGCGCGCCCACGTGCAGTCGCCGCCGCCGGTGCCGTCGGTGCAGCACTCCGGCATCCCGCGGAGTGTCGACCGGCTCGTCGTCAAGGCGCTCCTCAAGGACCCGGACGCCCGGTTCCCCTCCGCCGCGGCGATGGGCGCGGCCGTCGACGCGGCCCTGGACCGCATTGGGGCCGGGGGAGTGCCGGGTCGCGCCGCGGCCCCGCCCGAGGTGGCCCTGCCCGGCGGCGGTCGCGTCTTGCCCTCGGACGACACCACGGGACTGTTCCGGCCGGGCGACCTCGCGGAGCTCGCCGAGCGCACGATGGTGCTCGGTGCGGTCCCGGTCCCGGATCCTGTGCCTGTTCCGCACCCGGTCCCGGCCGCCGTTCCCGCCCCGGCCACGATCGTGCACGCGACCGGAAACGCCCGCGCGGGCACGGCATCCGCCGCCGTCGTCGTCCCGCCGGATAACCCGGCCTGGGTGCGCAGCGGCCGCAGCCGCCGTCGCGGCGGCGGGCTCTGGGCCGTCTCGATGATCCTCGTGATCGGGGGAGTCTTCGCCTGGGTCCTCGCTGCCGGCGGCGCGGCGCCGACGTCGGTGGCCGTCACGAGCAGCACGCCCGCGCCCGCGAGCGCCACCGCCGGGCCGATGATCACCGCCCACGCCACGGCGGCGCCGAAGACCATCCGGGTGCCGGAGGTCTCCGTGATGACCCTCGACGGGGCACGGGCCGCGCTCGCCGCTCTCGGGCTCCGCCTCGGCGCACTCACACTCCAGGACTCGGGGCGCCCCCTCGACACGGTGCTCGGCGTCAGCCCGGTGGCCGGAACCTTCCTGAACCCGGGAGACCCGGTCGACCTCACCGTGGCCTCCGGCTCGAACACGGTTCCGGACACCGTCGGTCTCAGCAAGGCCGAGGCGATCGCCGCCCTCGAGAACGCGGGATTCCTGGTCCTCACCGACTCGAGGCCCGACCCCGCCGCGACGCCGGGAACCGTGATCGCGGTCGCCCCGTCTGGTCAGAAAACCCTGCGCCTCGGCACCTCCATCACCCTCACCCTGTCCGCGGTACCCGAGCCATCGGCCACCCCCACCGCCACGTCGACGCCCCCGCCGGGCCCGACACCGACCCCCGCTCCGACGCAGACGGCCGGGGGCTGA
- a CDS encoding lytic transglycosylase domain-containing protein, whose protein sequence is MSGTRLRGLRGWIGAAATAGLLCWVVFGWLVPGFTAPEGIRASVAAVAADAVPSVPTAADATATVTVTPATPATLAPAADQSAAGAGAGSSLASSGETALLTGNAALVDADWAARVAAATGIPRRAMLGYAGAALALAAEQPGCRLGWSTLAGLGNIESGHGTHAGSALGTDGTARPGIFGPALDGSDFAAMSDTDGGAWDGSAAWDRAVGPLQFIPATWQRWGADGNRDGVNDPQQIDDAALAAGRYLCNYGDLALPDRWRAAIFGYNHVDSYVTAVAGYANTYAARAK, encoded by the coding sequence GTGAGCGGCACACGGCTGCGCGGCCTGCGCGGCTGGATCGGTGCCGCAGCGACCGCCGGGCTGCTCTGCTGGGTCGTCTTCGGCTGGCTCGTACCCGGCTTCACCGCACCGGAGGGCATCCGGGCGAGCGTGGCGGCCGTGGCCGCCGACGCTGTTCCCTCCGTTCCCACGGCAGCGGATGCCACAGCGACCGTGACCGTGACACCCGCGACTCCCGCGACTCTCGCTCCGGCGGCCGACCAGTCTGCCGCTGGCGCCGGCGCGGGCTCGTCCCTCGCGTCGAGCGGGGAAACCGCGCTGCTCACCGGGAACGCTGCGCTCGTGGATGCGGACTGGGCTGCCCGCGTGGCTGCGGCCACCGGCATCCCGCGGCGGGCCATGCTCGGCTATGCGGGTGCCGCGCTCGCCCTCGCCGCCGAACAGCCCGGCTGCCGACTCGGCTGGAGCACCCTCGCCGGCCTCGGCAACATCGAGTCCGGGCACGGCACCCACGCGGGCTCGGCGCTCGGTACCGACGGTACCGCCCGGCCCGGCATCTTCGGTCCGGCCCTCGACGGCTCTGACTTCGCAGCGATGAGCGACACCGACGGCGGCGCCTGGGATGGCAGTGCGGCGTGGGACCGTGCGGTCGGCCCGCTGCAGTTCATCCCCGCGACCTGGCAGCGCTGGGGCGCCGACGGTAACCGGGACGGTGTCAACGACCCGCAGCAGATCGACGACGCCGCCCTCGCGGCCGGGCGCTACCTGTGCAACTACGGCGACCTCGCGCTGCCCGACCGCTGGCGCGCGGCCATCTTCGGATACAACCACGTCGACTCCTATGTCACCGCCGTGGCCGGGTACGCGAACACCTACGCCGCCCGGGCGAAGTAG
- a CDS encoding methionine ABC transporter permease, with the protein MESLIELLPQLWKAAGETLYIVGLTLFFGGLGGLIVGLGLYLTRGGSLLANKPVFVVLNLLVNFVRPIPFIIFLAAAQPLARLVVGTGIGNNAIIFTISLAASFAMGRIVEQNLLTVTPGVIEAARSVGAGTARIIFTVLLPEALGPLILGYTFIFVALVDMSAVAGYVGGGGLGNFALLYGYRQFNPIVTWAAVLLIIVLVQLVQYLGNTLARKAFRR; encoded by the coding sequence ATGGAATCCCTCATCGAACTGCTGCCCCAGCTCTGGAAGGCCGCGGGGGAAACGCTCTACATCGTCGGCCTCACCCTGTTCTTCGGCGGCCTCGGCGGCCTCATCGTCGGCCTCGGCCTGTACCTGACCCGCGGCGGCAGCCTGCTCGCCAACAAACCCGTGTTCGTGGTGCTGAACCTGCTGGTCAACTTCGTGCGGCCCATCCCGTTCATCATTTTCCTCGCCGCCGCGCAGCCACTCGCCCGGCTCGTGGTCGGAACCGGAATCGGCAATAACGCGATCATCTTCACGATCTCGCTCGCGGCATCCTTCGCGATGGGCCGTATCGTCGAGCAGAACCTGCTCACCGTGACGCCCGGCGTGATCGAGGCCGCCCGCAGCGTGGGAGCCGGAACGGCCCGGATCATCTTCACCGTGCTCCTGCCCGAGGCGCTCGGTCCGCTGATCCTCGGCTACACGTTCATCTTCGTCGCGCTCGTTGACATGTCGGCGGTCGCCGGGTACGTCGGTGGCGGCGGCCTCGGTAACTTCGCCCTGCTCTACGGGTACCGCCAGTTCAACCCGATCGTGACCTGGGCTGCCGTGCTGCTGATCATCGTGCTCGTTCAGTTAGTGCAGTACCTCGGGAACACGCTGGCGCGAAAGGCATTTCGCCGCTAG
- a CDS encoding methionine ABC transporter ATP-binding protein, which translates to MPIVELRGVSKIYPPHEKGGSDVVAIDDVSLAVEAGDVYGIIGYSGAGKSTLVRLVNALERSTSGEILINGRDIAGLPERELRSVRLGIGMIFQQFNLLGSRSVAANVSYPLEVAHRPKAERVKRVAEMLDFVGLADKARAYPDQLSGGQKQRVGIARALASQPAILLADEATSALDPETTHEVLDLLTRVNREFGVTIIVITHEMDVIQTIASKVAVMDQGRVIERGDVFDVFSNPQQPASARFVSTVVKGIPNVDELAMLRRRHPGRIVSLAFRDNTVDQARVFGELARAGITFEVVFGGINEVQGRSFGHLTLALSDVTAADARTASAGSADDRIDAVLDRIRTLTTVTEVR; encoded by the coding sequence ATGCCGATCGTCGAATTGCGCGGTGTCAGCAAGATCTACCCACCCCACGAAAAGGGCGGCAGCGACGTCGTCGCGATCGATGACGTCAGCCTGGCCGTCGAGGCCGGCGACGTCTACGGGATCATCGGCTACTCGGGAGCCGGCAAGAGCACCCTCGTGCGCCTCGTGAACGCGCTCGAACGGTCAACGTCCGGAGAGATCCTGATCAACGGACGGGACATCGCCGGCCTGCCCGAGCGCGAGCTCCGCAGCGTACGCCTCGGCATCGGCATGATCTTCCAGCAGTTCAACCTGCTCGGCTCGCGCAGCGTCGCGGCCAACGTGTCGTATCCGCTCGAGGTGGCGCACCGGCCCAAGGCCGAACGCGTCAAGCGGGTCGCCGAGATGCTCGACTTCGTCGGCCTTGCCGACAAGGCGCGCGCCTACCCCGACCAGCTCTCCGGCGGCCAGAAGCAGCGCGTCGGCATCGCCCGCGCCCTCGCGAGCCAGCCCGCCATCCTCCTCGCCGACGAAGCCACGAGCGCCCTCGACCCCGAGACGACCCACGAGGTGCTCGACCTGCTGACCCGGGTCAACCGGGAATTCGGTGTGACGATCATCGTGATCACCCACGAGATGGACGTGATCCAGACCATCGCGAGCAAGGTCGCGGTGATGGACCAGGGCCGGGTCATCGAACGCGGTGACGTGTTCGATGTGTTCTCGAACCCGCAGCAGCCGGCATCCGCCAGGTTCGTCTCGACCGTCGTCAAGGGCATCCCGAACGTTGACGAGCTCGCCATGCTGCGCAGACGCCACCCCGGGCGGATCGTGTCCCTCGCCTTCCGCGACAACACGGTCGACCAGGCCCGCGTCTTCGGCGAACTGGCTCGCGCCGGCATCACCTTCGAGGTCGTCTTCGGCGGCATCAACGAGGTGCAGGGCCGCTCCTTCGGGCACCTCACCCTCGCGCTCAGCGACGTCACGGCGGCGGATGCCCGCACGGCGTCCGCCGGCAGCGCCGACGACCGCATCGATGCGGTCCTCGATCGGATCAGAACACTCACGACCGTCACGGAGGTGCGCTGA
- a CDS encoding MetQ/NlpA family ABC transporter substrate-binding protein has translation MSKRLLAALATVPLLALLAGCAGGTADAGSDKTVKIGVVGASDPYWAVYTKAAADAGIKVEIVDFSAYDQPNPALTAGEIDLNQFQHLVYLAQYNTASNADLTPIGSTAIYPLGLYSTKYKKVSEIQKGDAIAVPNDASNLARALLVLQSAKLITLKDGGSIFSTLDDIDTSASKVTVTALEASLTATSLPDVAGAIINNDFVEKAGLKFTDALAKDDPADPTAIPYVNVFVARAADKDNATYQKLVQIYQDTQAVQDGVLAVSGGSGVLVKTPVADLVSSLATVVADTKANKK, from the coding sequence CTGTCCAAGCGCTTGCTCGCGGCTCTCGCGACCGTCCCGCTCCTCGCCCTGCTCGCCGGGTGCGCCGGGGGCACGGCGGATGCCGGCAGCGACAAGACCGTCAAGATCGGCGTCGTCGGCGCGAGCGACCCGTACTGGGCCGTCTACACGAAGGCCGCTGCCGATGCGGGAATCAAGGTCGAGATCGTCGACTTCTCCGCATACGACCAGCCGAACCCCGCGCTGACCGCGGGTGAGATCGACCTCAACCAGTTCCAGCACCTCGTCTACCTCGCGCAGTACAACACGGCGAGCAACGCGGACCTCACCCCGATCGGCTCGACGGCGATCTACCCCCTCGGCCTGTACTCGACGAAGTACAAGAAGGTCAGCGAGATCCAGAAGGGCGACGCCATCGCGGTGCCGAACGACGCGAGCAACCTGGCCCGCGCGCTCCTCGTGCTCCAGTCGGCCAAGCTCATCACGCTCAAGGACGGCGGCTCGATCTTCTCGACCCTCGACGACATCGACACGTCCGCCTCCAAGGTCACCGTCACCGCGCTCGAGGCTTCGCTCACCGCGACCTCGCTTCCTGACGTCGCCGGGGCGATCATCAACAACGACTTCGTCGAGAAGGCCGGACTCAAGTTCACCGACGCCCTCGCCAAGGACGACCCGGCCGACCCGACCGCCATTCCCTACGTCAACGTGTTCGTCGCCCGCGCCGCGGACAAGGACAACGCGACCTACCAGAAGCTCGTCCAGATCTATCAGGACACCCAGGCCGTGCAGGACGGCGTGCTCGCCGTCTCCGGCGGCTCCGGTGTTCTCGTGAAGACCCCGGTCGCCGACCTGGTCTCCTCACTCGCCACGGTCGTCGCGGACACCAAGGCCAACAAGAAGTAG
- a CDS encoding ABC-F family ATP-binding cassette domain-containing protein, with translation MAHLLGAESLHLEYPTRVIFDSVTVGLNEGDRIGVVGRNGDGKSTLLSLLAGRIEPDSGRVTRRRGVTIGVLDQSDALASGQTVGRTVVGTMDEHLWAGDAKVRDVIGGLVRDIPWDALVDDLSGGQRRRVALAAVLIGDHDVIFLDEPTNHLDVEGITWLAGHLRNRWATNSGGLVVVTHDRWFLDEVCNQTWEVHDRLIEPFEGGYAAYILQRVERDRMSAATESKRQNLMKKELAWLRRGAPARTAKPKFRIDAANELIENEPPPRDTVTMQSMAMQRLGKDVVDLIDVSVDFEDKHVLKDITWRIAPGERTGIMGVNGAGKSTLLNLVAGTLQPTSGHVKRGKTIKVAVLTQQLFELEGIQNDRVSEVIGRQKTSYIAGGKEITPGQMLERMGFMSAQLVTQVKDLSGGQKRRLQLLLIVLDEPNVLILDEPTNDLDTDMLAAMEDLLDSFPGTLLVVSHDRYLIERVTDNQYAVTEGGFRHLPGGVDQYLEMRKQQINDSDKPAEANASNTSGGRPARNLAIGGAELRNAQKELASIERKVAKQKSRIVVLNQSMVSHDQNDYAGLGELGTELQGLESSISSFETRWLELSTLIEG, from the coding sequence ATGGCACATTTGCTCGGGGCCGAGTCCCTGCACCTTGAATACCCCACCCGCGTCATCTTCGACTCCGTCACCGTCGGACTCAACGAGGGCGACCGCATCGGAGTCGTGGGGCGCAACGGTGACGGCAAGTCCACCCTGCTGAGCCTCCTCGCCGGACGCATCGAACCCGACTCCGGCCGCGTCACCCGCCGCCGCGGCGTCACGATCGGCGTGCTCGACCAGTCCGACGCCCTCGCCTCAGGCCAGACTGTCGGCCGCACCGTCGTCGGCACCATGGACGAGCACCTCTGGGCCGGGGACGCCAAGGTCCGCGACGTCATCGGCGGACTCGTGCGCGACATCCCCTGGGACGCCCTCGTCGATGACCTTTCCGGTGGCCAGCGCCGCCGGGTCGCCCTCGCCGCCGTGCTGATCGGCGACCACGACGTGATCTTCCTCGATGAGCCCACCAACCACCTCGACGTCGAGGGCATCACCTGGCTCGCCGGGCACCTCCGCAACCGCTGGGCGACGAACTCTGGCGGCCTCGTGGTCGTGACCCACGACCGGTGGTTCCTCGACGAGGTCTGCAACCAGACCTGGGAGGTGCACGACCGCCTGATCGAACCCTTCGAGGGCGGCTATGCCGCGTACATCCTGCAGCGCGTCGAACGCGACCGGATGAGTGCCGCGACAGAGTCGAAGCGCCAGAACCTGATGAAGAAGGAGCTCGCCTGGCTCCGCCGCGGAGCCCCCGCCCGCACCGCCAAGCCCAAGTTCCGCATCGACGCGGCCAACGAGCTCATCGAGAACGAGCCGCCGCCCCGCGACACCGTCACGATGCAGTCGATGGCGATGCAGCGCCTCGGCAAGGACGTCGTCGACCTCATCGACGTCTCGGTGGACTTCGAGGACAAGCACGTGCTGAAGGACATCACCTGGCGGATCGCCCCCGGGGAGCGCACCGGCATCATGGGCGTCAACGGCGCGGGCAAGTCCACGCTGCTGAACCTCGTCGCCGGCACCCTCCAGCCGACGAGCGGCCACGTCAAGCGCGGCAAGACCATCAAGGTCGCCGTGCTCACCCAGCAGCTCTTCGAGCTCGAGGGCATCCAGAACGACCGGGTCAGCGAGGTCATCGGCCGCCAGAAGACGAGCTACATCGCCGGAGGCAAGGAGATCACCCCTGGCCAGATGCTCGAGCGGATGGGCTTCATGAGCGCCCAGCTCGTCACCCAGGTCAAGGACCTCTCCGGTGGCCAGAAGCGCCGCCTGCAGCTGCTGCTGATCGTGCTCGACGAGCCGAACGTGCTCATCCTCGACGAGCCCACCAACGACCTGGACACCGACATGCTCGCGGCCATGGAGGACCTGCTCGACTCCTTCCCCGGCACTCTGCTTGTCGTCTCGCACGACCGCTACCTGATCGAACGCGTCACTGACAACCAGTACGCGGTCACCGAGGGCGGCTTCCGCCACCTGCCCGGCGGCGTCGACCAGTACCTCGAGATGCGCAAGCAGCAGATCAACGACTCCGACAAGCCCGCCGAGGCGAACGCCTCGAACACCTCCGGCGGCAGGCCGGCCAGGAACCTGGCCATCGGCGGCGCCGAGCTCCGCAACGCGCAGAAGGAGCTCGCCTCCATCGAGCGCAAGGTCGCGAAGCAGAAGTCCCGGATCGTGGTGTTGAACCAGAGCATGGTCAGCCACGACCAGAACGACTACGCAGGCCTCGGCGAGCTCGGCACCGAGCTGCAGGGTCTCGAATCCTCCATCTCGAGCTTCGAAACTCGCTGGCTCGAACTTTCGACGCTGATCGAGGGTTAA
- a CDS encoding 4-(cytidine 5'-diphospho)-2-C-methyl-D-erythritol kinase has product MTNAATSHVVHARAPGKINVFLKVGAVLEDGYHEVATAYQAVSLSEDVRAYPADDFSCEFTGSIDTSGLATDGSNLAIRAARALARRSGYRGGVRLLLEKNVPIAGGMGGGSADAAATLLACDALWGTEATREELLAIAATLGADVPFAFTGGTAVGTGRGDQLSPALAKGQFHWVLALADFGMSTPGVYQELDRHRERHAQDIFPAQAQPTVDANVLQALRAGDARMLAESLHNDLQAPALHLAPGLGKVIELGEENGALAGIVSGSGPTVAFLVADADSALELQVALSASRLHVVRATGPVHGARLVHD; this is encoded by the coding sequence ATGACCAACGCGGCCACATCTCACGTTGTGCACGCGCGGGCGCCGGGCAAGATCAACGTCTTCCTGAAGGTCGGCGCCGTGCTCGAAGACGGCTACCACGAAGTCGCGACCGCCTACCAGGCCGTGTCGCTCAGCGAAGACGTGCGCGCCTATCCCGCCGACGACTTCTCCTGCGAATTCACCGGCTCGATCGATACCTCCGGCCTGGCTACCGATGGCAGCAACCTCGCCATCCGGGCCGCTCGCGCCCTCGCCCGCAGGTCCGGCTACCGCGGCGGAGTGCGCCTGTTGCTCGAGAAGAACGTGCCGATCGCCGGGGGGATGGGCGGCGGATCCGCCGATGCCGCCGCGACCCTGCTCGCGTGCGACGCCCTCTGGGGCACCGAGGCGACCCGCGAGGAACTGCTCGCCATCGCCGCGACGCTCGGCGCCGACGTCCCCTTCGCGTTCACGGGCGGCACGGCCGTCGGCACCGGCCGCGGCGACCAGTTGAGCCCCGCGCTCGCCAAGGGCCAGTTCCACTGGGTGCTCGCCCTGGCCGACTTCGGCATGTCCACTCCGGGCGTGTACCAGGAACTCGACCGCCACCGTGAGCGCCATGCCCAGGACATCTTCCCGGCGCAGGCGCAGCCGACGGTCGACGCCAACGTGCTCCAGGCCCTGCGCGCCGGCGATGCCCGGATGCTCGCCGAGTCTCTGCACAACGACCTCCAGGCCCCGGCGCTGCACCTCGCCCCGGGTCTCGGCAAGGTCATCGAGCTCGGCGAGGAGAACGGCGCCCTCGCCGGCATCGTCTCCGGGTCCGGCCCCACGGTCGCGTTCCTCGTGGCGGATGCCGACAGCGCGCTCGAGCTCCAGGTCGCGTTGAGCGCCTCCCGCCTGCACGTGGTGCGGGCGACGGGCCCGGTCCACGGCGCCCGTCTCGTCCACGACTGA
- the rsmA gene encoding 16S rRNA (adenine(1518)-N(6)/adenine(1519)-N(6))-dimethyltransferase RsmA: MLGVNPTKKLGQNFVIDGNTVRRIVKVAAITPEDTVVEVGPGLGSLTLGLLETGARVVAVEIDDRLAEQLPLTVELMHQDAPLVVLRADALKITDLPGEPTRLVANLPYNVSVPVLLHMLEHFPSIRAGVVMVQAEVGERLAAPPGSKVYGSPSVKAAWYGAFRTAGKVSRQVFWPVPNVDSILIAFQRRESPLESEDLRLATFALVDGAFQQRRKMLRQSLSTVLGDSATATAILEAAGIDPTERGEQLAVDAFLAIARAWNAADPS, encoded by the coding sequence ATGCTCGGCGTCAACCCGACCAAGAAGCTCGGCCAGAACTTCGTGATCGACGGCAACACCGTCCGCCGCATCGTCAAGGTCGCCGCGATCACCCCCGAGGACACCGTCGTCGAGGTCGGACCCGGCCTCGGCTCGCTCACCCTCGGTCTGCTCGAGACCGGCGCGCGCGTCGTCGCCGTCGAGATCGACGACCGGCTCGCCGAGCAGCTCCCGCTCACCGTCGAGCTGATGCACCAGGACGCGCCGCTCGTCGTGCTGCGCGCCGACGCCCTCAAGATCACCGACCTGCCGGGGGAGCCGACCCGGCTCGTCGCCAACCTGCCTTACAACGTCTCGGTGCCGGTGCTGCTGCACATGCTCGAGCACTTCCCGTCGATCCGCGCCGGCGTCGTGATGGTGCAGGCCGAGGTCGGCGAACGGCTCGCCGCGCCCCCCGGCTCAAAGGTCTACGGCAGCCCGAGCGTCAAGGCCGCCTGGTACGGGGCCTTCCGCACCGCGGGCAAGGTCAGCCGCCAGGTGTTCTGGCCGGTACCGAACGTCGACTCGATCCTGATAGCGTTCCAGCGCCGCGAGAGCCCGCTCGAGAGCGAGGACCTGCGCCTCGCGACGTTCGCGCTCGTCGACGGCGCCTTCCAGCAGCGCCGCAAGATGCTCCGCCAGTCGCTCTCCACCGTGCTCGGCGACTCGGCAACGGCGACCGCGATCCTCGAAGCCGCGGGCATCGACCCCACCGAGCGTGGCGAGCAGCTCGCCGTCGACGCCTTCCTCGCCATCGCGCGAGCCTGGAACGCCGCCGACCCGTCCTGA
- a CDS encoding TatD family hydrolase, whose amino-acid sequence MANEPVRQREQTAGRDLSYPAPPEPLPVPVYDNHTHLEISDGEHPLSLAEQLDRAVGVGVHGVIQVGGDRETSRWSAEAAASEPRMLAAVAIHPNEAPDYEQAGTLDDALAEINELAGRPRVVAIGETGLDFFRTGPEGLAAQYRSFEAHIEIAKQNGLALQIHDRNAHAEVIATLLRVGAPERTVFHCFSGDAEMAAICAEHGWYLSFAGNVTFKNAGTLRAALAAAPRELLLVETDAPFLTPTPFRGRPNAPYLLPHTLRAMANHLETDVAMLAAQISTTTERVYGRWDAEPVVPAPTAPTVSLGGLQ is encoded by the coding sequence TTGGCTAACGAACCCGTCCGCCAGCGTGAGCAGACCGCCGGCCGCGACCTGAGCTACCCGGCCCCGCCGGAGCCGCTCCCCGTGCCGGTGTACGACAACCACACCCACCTCGAGATCAGCGACGGCGAGCATCCGCTCAGCCTCGCCGAACAACTCGACCGGGCCGTGGGCGTGGGCGTGCACGGCGTGATCCAGGTCGGTGGCGACCGGGAGACCTCCCGCTGGTCGGCCGAGGCCGCCGCGAGCGAGCCACGCATGCTCGCGGCCGTCGCGATCCACCCGAACGAGGCCCCGGACTACGAGCAGGCCGGCACGCTCGACGACGCCCTCGCCGAGATCAACGAGCTCGCCGGGCGCCCGCGGGTCGTCGCGATCGGCGAGACCGGGCTCGACTTCTTCCGCACCGGGCCGGAGGGCCTAGCCGCCCAGTACCGCAGCTTCGAGGCGCACATCGAGATCGCCAAGCAGAACGGCCTCGCCCTGCAGATCCACGACCGCAACGCGCACGCCGAGGTCATCGCGACCCTGCTGCGGGTCGGCGCCCCCGAGCGCACGGTCTTCCACTGCTTCTCCGGGGACGCCGAGATGGCCGCGATCTGCGCAGAACACGGCTGGTACCTCTCGTTCGCCGGCAACGTCACGTTCAAGAACGCCGGCACGCTCCGCGCGGCCCTCGCAGCTGCTCCCCGCGAGCTGCTGCTCGTCGAGACGGACGCCCCCTTCCTCACCCCCACGCCCTTCCGCGGCCGCCCGAACGCGCCGTACCTCCTGCCGCACACCCTGCGCGCGATGGCCAACCACCTCGAAACGGATGTCGCCATGCTGGCCGCCCAGATCTCCACCACGACCGAACGCGTCTACGGGCGCTGGGACGCCGAACCCGTCGTGCCGGCGCCGACCGCGCCGACCGTCAGCCTCGGGGGACTCCAGTGA